The DNA window GCACGACCGCGGCGTGGCCACGGTCGAAGGCGCGCAGGCGGGCGGCCACCACGGGTTCGGTGGCGAGGCGCCGTAGATCGCGGTGTGCGAAACGTCCGAGCCGAGCGCGTCGACGAACCCGGTGCGGGTGGGCCCGGGGCACAGCGCGGTCACCGTGACGCCCGAGCCGCGGGTCTCGGCCCACAAAGCCTGACTGAGCGAGAGGACGAACGCCTTGGAAGCACCGTAGGTGGCCTGGTATGGGCCCGGCTGAAACGCGATGGTGGAGGCGACGTTCAGGATGCCGCCGCGGCCTCGCGCCAGCATGCCCGGCAACACCGCGTGGGTCAGGCGCACCAGTGCGTCGACGTTGACCGCGACCAGTTCGTGCTCGCGCCCGGTGTCGATCTCGGCGAACGCGCCGTAGGTGCCGAACCCGGCGTTGTTAACCAGGACGTCCATCGCCCGCCCGTCGAGATGGGCGATCAGGCCGGCGTTCCGGCGCCCAGGTCGCCGACGACCAGCTCCACGTACGGGCGCGCGCGGT is part of the Mycobacterium sp. HUMS_12744610 genome and encodes:
- a CDS encoding SDR family NAD(P)-dependent oxidoreductase — protein: MDVLVNNAGFGTYGAFAEIDTGREHELVAVNVDALVRLTHAVLPGMLARGRGGILNVASTIAFQPGPYQATYGASKAFVLSLSQALWAETRGSGVTVTALCPGPTRTGFVDALGSDVSHTAIYGASPPNPWWPPACAPSTVATPRSCRGGATG